In Pseudoliparis swirei isolate HS2019 ecotype Mariana Trench chromosome 11, NWPU_hadal_v1, whole genome shotgun sequence, a genomic segment contains:
- the fam177a1 gene encoding protein FAM177A1, whose product MADLSLYLTNVNVSLGQTMETDKNLTGAADFGRVEMGDSAGTQVRVPRRTIFFASGETMEEYSTDEEDVEEPVKREVIAVDASKLTWGPYFWFHMWRMGTSTISACDYMGERLASMFGITSPKYQYAIDEYYRIKKGEEEEEEENRLSEMAERRFADQQDPHPATVEQPELSGASFVNISFDLEPEPPLNAADNNRVPVPLPS is encoded by the exons ATGGCAGATTTGTCGTTGTATTTAACTAACGTCAACGTTTCACTGGGGCAAACTATGGAAACTGATAAG AATCTCACAGGGGCGGCAGACTTTGGGAGGGTGGAAATGGGAGACTCTGCCGGGACCCAGGTGAGGGTTCCCCGCAGGACCATCTTCTTCGCCAGCGGAGAGACTATGGAGGAGTACAGCACCGATGAAGAGGACGTGGAGGAGCCCGTAAAGAGAGAAGTCATTGCTGTTGATGCG TCCAAACTAACCTGGGGTCCATACTTCTGGTTCCACATGTGGAGAATGGGCACCTCAACTATCTCAG CGTGTGACTACATGGGAGAGAGGCTGGCCTCTATGTTCGGCATCACCTCTCCTAAATACCAATACGCCATCGATGAGTACTACCGCATAAAAAAAGGG gaggaggaggaagaggaggagaaccgcCTGTCCGAGATGGCGGAGCGTCGGTTCGCGGACCAGCAGGATCCTCATCCCGCCACCGTGGAGCAGCCGGAGCTGTCCGGAGCCTCCTTTGTCAACATCAGCTTCGATCTCGAACCTGAGCCTCCCCTCAACGCCGCGGACAACAACAGAGTTCCCGTTCCTCTTCCCTCCTGA